The following are from one region of the Isoalcanivorax indicus genome:
- a CDS encoding anthranilate synthase component II yields MTRVLMIDNYDSFTWNLVQYLQELGAEVLVHRNDQISLAQMEALAPDRLMISPGPCTPNEAGISMEAIRHFAGKLPILGVCLGHQSIGQVFGGEVVRAREVMHGKTSPIYHTGQGVFRNLPSPYTATRYHSLVVRRESLPECLEITAWTRHDDGRMDEIMGMRHRELDIEGVQYHPESILTEHGHALLKNFLER; encoded by the coding sequence ATGACTCGTGTGCTGATGATTGATAACTACGACAGTTTTACCTGGAATCTGGTGCAGTACCTGCAGGAACTGGGTGCTGAAGTGCTGGTACATCGCAATGACCAGATCAGCCTGGCACAGATGGAAGCGCTGGCGCCTGATCGGCTGATGATCTCGCCCGGGCCCTGCACGCCGAACGAGGCGGGGATCTCCATGGAGGCCATCCGGCATTTTGCGGGCAAGCTGCCGATTCTGGGTGTGTGCCTGGGGCATCAGAGCATCGGCCAGGTGTTCGGCGGTGAAGTGGTGCGTGCCCGCGAGGTGATGCACGGCAAGACCTCGCCGATCTACCACACCGGGCAAGGCGTGTTTCGCAACCTGCCTTCGCCCTACACGGCCACGCGTTATCACTCGCTGGTGGTGCGCCGCGAGAGCCTGCCGGAGTGTCTGGAGATCACGGCCTGGACCCGGCATGACGATGGCCGCATGGACGAGATCATGGGCATGCGCCATCGTGAGCTGGACATTGAAGGGGTGCAGTATCACCCGGAGTCGATTCTGACCGAGCACGGGCATGCCCTGCTGAAGAACTTTCTGGAGCGCTGA
- the trpD gene encoding anthranilate phosphoribosyltransferase codes for MDIREALAQVVEHIDLDFEAMRAVMNQIMTGGATDAQIGAFLVALRMKSESLDEITAAAQVMRELATPVDIGDLRYVVDIVGTGGDGANLFNVSSASSFVAAAAGCHVAKHGNRSVSSKSGAADLLEAAGVRLDLSPEEVARCIREVRVGFMFAPAHHGAMKHAIGPRRELGLRTLFNILGPMTNPAGVRRQVVGVFSDKLCRPMAEVLGRLGAEHVMVVHGLDGLDEISLASKTHVAEFRDGEVREYVITPEAVGISSASLVGLDVTDPAASLALIRDAFGKRQGEHAGKAADMIALNAGAAIYVAGVTSSLKDGVRMADDLIHNGEAAERLRELARFTEMLKGAEA; via the coding sequence ATGGATATTCGTGAGGCCCTGGCCCAAGTGGTGGAACACATTGATCTGGACTTCGAGGCCATGCGGGCGGTGATGAACCAGATCATGACGGGGGGGGCCACCGATGCACAGATCGGCGCTTTCCTCGTGGCTCTGCGCATGAAAAGTGAATCTCTGGACGAGATCACGGCGGCAGCGCAGGTCATGCGTGAACTGGCGACGCCGGTGGATATCGGTGATCTGCGCTATGTGGTGGACATCGTCGGGACCGGCGGCGACGGTGCCAACCTGTTCAATGTGTCGTCGGCCTCATCGTTCGTGGCCGCCGCGGCAGGGTGCCACGTGGCAAAACACGGCAATCGTTCCGTCAGCTCGAAGAGCGGCGCGGCGGACTTGCTGGAGGCAGCGGGCGTGCGCCTGGATCTGAGCCCGGAAGAGGTGGCGCGGTGTATCCGTGAGGTGCGTGTCGGCTTCATGTTTGCACCGGCGCATCACGGTGCCATGAAGCATGCGATCGGTCCGCGTCGTGAGTTGGGTCTGCGCACCCTGTTCAATATTCTGGGCCCCATGACCAACCCGGCCGGTGTGCGTCGCCAGGTAGTGGGGGTGTTCTCCGACAAGCTGTGCCGGCCGATGGCTGAAGTGCTCGGTCGTCTGGGTGCCGAGCATGTCATGGTGGTGCATGGCCTCGACGGCCTGGATGAAATCAGCCTGGCAAGCAAGACCCATGTGGCCGAATTCCGGGATGGTGAGGTGCGTGAGTACGTGATTACGCCGGAAGCAGTGGGCATCAGTTCGGCCTCCCTGGTGGGGCTGGATGTCACCGATCCGGCGGCGTCGTTGGCCTTGATTCGTGACGCGTTCGGCAAACGCCAGGGCGAGCATGCTGGCAAGGCGGCCGATATGATTGCGTTGAATGCCGGTGCCGCCATTTATGTGGCGGGTGTCACCAGCTCGTTGAAGGACGGTGTGCGCATGGCGGACGATCTGATACACAACGGCGAAGCGGCGGAGCGCCTGCGCGAGCTGGCCCGGTTCACCGAAATGCTCAAGGGTGCCGAGGCATGA
- the trpC gene encoding indole-3-glycerol phosphate synthase TrpC, translating to MSIQKTGTVLDRILDRKQEEVAALRAQRPLAEVRARAQEASPVRGFRAALQRRIDAGQDAVIAEIKKASPSKGVIREDFDPQAIARSYASGGAACLSVLTDRDFFQGADLYLQQARAACSLPVLRKDFTIDPYQIWEARALGADCILLIAAALDDALMASLNDTAVEAGLDVLLEVHTREELERALALDVALVGINNRDLHSFEVSLETTIALRDAVPDDRLLVTESGIVAVQDVERMRANGVHAFLVGETFMRAPSPGDALASLFRVQPVADGVTSAGAASGGASSGDQ from the coding sequence ATGAGTATCCAGAAAACCGGTACGGTGCTGGATCGCATCCTGGACCGCAAGCAGGAAGAAGTGGCAGCACTGCGTGCGCAGAGACCGCTTGCCGAGGTTCGTGCCCGGGCGCAAGAGGCGTCGCCGGTGCGTGGCTTTCGTGCCGCGTTGCAGCGGCGTATCGATGCCGGTCAGGACGCCGTGATTGCGGAGATCAAGAAGGCGTCACCCTCCAAAGGCGTGATCCGCGAAGACTTTGATCCGCAAGCCATTGCGCGCAGCTATGCGTCGGGTGGCGCAGCCTGCCTGTCGGTGTTGACGGATCGCGATTTCTTTCAGGGGGCTGACCTGTATCTGCAACAGGCCCGTGCGGCCTGCAGCCTGCCGGTCCTGCGCAAGGACTTCACGATTGATCCTTACCAGATATGGGAAGCGCGGGCGCTGGGCGCGGATTGTATTCTGCTGATCGCGGCGGCACTGGATGATGCATTGATGGCCTCTTTGAACGACACGGCCGTCGAAGCAGGGCTGGATGTATTGCTGGAAGTGCATACCCGCGAAGAGCTGGAGCGTGCGCTGGCGCTGGACGTTGCTCTGGTAGGTATCAACAATCGCGACTTGCACAGTTTCGAGGTGTCACTGGAGACCACGATAGCCCTGCGTGATGCGGTGCCGGATGACCGGCTGCTGGTGACAGAGAGTGGCATTGTGGCGGTGCAAGACGTGGAACGCATGCGCGCGAATGGCGTGCATGCGTTCCTGGTGGGCGAGACCTTCATGCGTGCCCCGTCTCCGGGGGATGCGCTGGCCAGCCTGTTCCGCGTCCAGCCTGTTGCGGATGGTGTGACAAGTGCCGGGGCGGCGTCAGGGGGCGCGTCGTCCGGTGATCAGTGA
- a CDS encoding DUF1328 domain-containing protein: MLSWALLFFIVAIIAGVAGFTGIAGAATGIAQILFFIFLILLVISLITGRRAP, translated from the coding sequence ATGTTGAGTTGGGCACTGCTTTTTTTCATTGTTGCCATTATTGCGGGTGTCGCCGGCTTCACCGGCATCGCTGGCGCAGCCACCGGTATCGCTCAGATTCTTTTCTTTATCTTTCTGATACTGCTGGTGATCTCACTGATCACCGGACGACGCGCCCCCTGA
- a CDS encoding PepSY domain-containing protein, whose translation MRIRALHTLIAALLCAAASPALSGGLPADDIRDALSHADDYGFIRYIEIDADHDERNIEIEGWLDETWRAEIKLSTSGDRRREERSRHEGGSWGMTLDQVHAAIDTAEAQGMVTFEDIKVDRRGRIEVEGEDREGRDLGLYIADDTGEVTRVERD comes from the coding sequence ATGCGTATCCGCGCCCTGCACACCCTTATCGCTGCACTGCTCTGCGCTGCGGCCAGCCCTGCCCTGTCTGGCGGACTTCCGGCCGACGATATTCGCGACGCCCTGAGTCACGCCGATGACTACGGTTTTATCCGGTACATCGAAATCGACGCGGATCATGATGAGCGCAACATCGAGATCGAAGGTTGGCTTGATGAAACCTGGCGTGCCGAGATCAAGCTGTCCACCAGCGGTGACCGCCGCCGGGAAGAGCGCAGTCGCCACGAAGGCGGGAGCTGGGGGATGACCCTGGATCAGGTGCATGCGGCCATCGACACCGCCGAAGCACAGGGCATGGTCACCTTCGAAGACATCAAGGTTGATCGCCGCGGACGCATTGAGGTGGAAGGCGAAGACCGTGAGGGCCGCGACCTGGGGCTTTACATCGCGGACGACACCGGCGAGGTCACCCGCGTGGAGCGCGATTAA
- the soxR gene encoding redox-sensitive transcriptional activator SoxR: MASIDRKAAFERALSVGEVAQRSGVAVSAIHFYEKKGLIRSSRSNGNQRRYSRDVLRRVAIIKVAQRTGIPLAEIGKALATLPEGRTPNTRDWERLSRKWHQSLDDRILRLQRLRDYLSDCIGCGCLSVESCPLRNPWDELASEGSGAWVLEHASERDLEEN; encoded by the coding sequence ATGGCATCGATAGACAGGAAAGCCGCCTTCGAACGCGCCTTGTCGGTGGGCGAAGTAGCCCAACGCAGCGGCGTAGCGGTTTCCGCCATTCATTTCTACGAGAAAAAAGGCCTTATTCGCAGTTCGCGCAGCAATGGCAACCAGCGCCGCTACAGCCGTGATGTGCTGCGGCGCGTCGCCATCATCAAGGTCGCCCAGCGCACCGGCATACCCCTGGCCGAAATCGGCAAGGCACTGGCGACCTTGCCGGAGGGGCGCACCCCCAATACCCGCGACTGGGAACGCCTGTCGCGCAAATGGCACCAGTCACTGGATGACCGCATCCTGCGTCTGCAGCGGCTTCGCGATTACCTGAGCGACTGCATCGGTTGCGGCTGCCTGTCGGTGGAAAGCTGCCCGCTACGCAACCCCTGGGATGAACTGGCCAGCGAGGGTTCCGGCGCCTGGGTACTTGAGCATGCATCCGAACGCGATCTGGAAGAGAACTGA
- a CDS encoding NADPH-dependent FMN reductase, producing the protein MKQAHRIAVIYGSTREGRLADRVGAWVRGQLGEHAGLEIDVIDPLSEALPAHHEAQDSPALQRVQARLAAADAFLVLTPEYNHSFPAALKFLIDSVYDAWQAKPVGFVSYGGQSGGLRAVEQLRQVFAELHAMTVRDAVAFVNVWEQFADGGALYAPARSARAFHRMLDQLLWWSKALKDARNDDDYARVA; encoded by the coding sequence ATGAAACAGGCACATCGTATAGCAGTGATCTATGGCAGCACTCGCGAGGGGCGTCTGGCGGATCGGGTCGGCGCCTGGGTGCGGGGCCAGTTAGGTGAGCACGCAGGGCTTGAGATTGATGTCATTGATCCTCTGTCTGAAGCATTACCGGCGCATCATGAAGCGCAGGACAGCCCGGCCTTGCAGCGTGTACAGGCACGTCTTGCAGCGGCCGATGCTTTTCTGGTGTTGACGCCGGAGTACAATCACAGCTTTCCGGCAGCACTGAAGTTCCTGATTGATTCGGTCTACGATGCCTGGCAGGCCAAGCCGGTGGGCTTCGTGTCCTACGGCGGCCAGTCCGGCGGCTTGCGGGCCGTGGAGCAGCTGCGTCAGGTGTTTGCCGAGCTGCATGCCATGACCGTGCGCGACGCAGTAGCCTTCGTAAACGTCTGGGAGCAGTTTGCGGACGGGGGTGCCCTGTATGCGCCTGCGCGCAGCGCCCGTGCCTTCCATCGCATGCTGGATCAGCTGCTGTGGTGGAGCAAGGCCCTGAAAGACGCGCGAAATGACGACGATTACGCGCGGGTCGCCTGA
- a CDS encoding ABC transporter ATP-binding protein: MTAIIEISGLTKTYASGFRALKGVDLTIREGEIFALLGPNGAGKTTLISIVCALVRASSGNVRVAGHDIVEDYRAARSLIGLVPQELTNDMFETVWATVSLSRGLFGKPPNDALLERILRDLSLWDKRHDKIMALSGGMKRRVLIAKALAHEPRVLFLDEPTAGVDVSLRRDMWAMVRRLRDEGVTIILTTHYIEEAEEMADRVGVINHGEIILVEDTASLMRKLGSRQLSVHLTQPLSILPPGLSDLPLTLVDDGHTLSYTFDAQDERGGVVPLLRALEKEGIEYRDLHSSQSSLEDIFVGLVEART; this comes from the coding sequence GTGACTGCCATTATCGAGATAAGTGGCCTGACCAAGACGTATGCGTCCGGGTTTCGGGCACTCAAGGGCGTCGATCTGACGATCCGGGAGGGGGAGATCTTCGCGTTGCTCGGACCCAACGGCGCAGGCAAGACGACCCTGATCAGCATTGTCTGCGCGCTGGTGCGTGCCTCGTCGGGTAACGTGAGGGTCGCCGGGCACGACATCGTGGAGGACTACCGTGCCGCCCGGAGCCTGATCGGGCTGGTGCCGCAGGAGCTGACCAATGACATGTTCGAGACGGTCTGGGCAACGGTATCCCTGAGTCGCGGCCTGTTCGGCAAGCCGCCCAACGATGCACTGCTGGAACGCATCCTTCGCGACCTGTCGCTGTGGGACAAGCGCCATGACAAGATCATGGCGCTCTCCGGCGGCATGAAGCGTCGGGTGCTGATTGCCAAGGCACTGGCCCATGAGCCGCGTGTCCTGTTCCTGGATGAGCCGACCGCCGGTGTCGATGTGTCGCTGCGGCGTGACATGTGGGCCATGGTGCGACGGCTGCGCGATGAGGGCGTCACGATCATCCTGACGACCCACTATATCGAGGAAGCCGAGGAGATGGCCGACCGCGTCGGTGTGATCAATCACGGTGAGATCATTCTGGTGGAAGACACCGCATCGCTGATGCGCAAGCTGGGTTCCCGGCAGCTGTCGGTGCACCTGACCCAACCGCTTTCGATACTGCCGCCGGGTCTGTCAGATCTGCCGCTGACTCTGGTGGATGACGGGCATACCTTGTCCTACACCTTCGATGCGCAGGATGAGCGCGGCGGCGTGGTGCCCTTGTTGCGCGCCCTGGAAAAGGAGGGGATCGAGTACCGGGATCTGCACTCCAGCCAGAGTTCACTGGAGGATATCTTCGTCGGGCTGGTGGAGGCCAGGACATGA
- a CDS encoding ABC transporter permease — MNTYAIRSIYRFEMARMWRTLMQSIASPVISTSLYFVVFGAAIGSRMMEIDGVSYGAFIIPGLIMLMLLNESISNASFGIYMPRFTGTIYELLSAPVSPLEIVIGYVGAAATKSVILGLLILATARLFVDYQVMHPVWMIGFLVLTAVTFSLFGFIIGIWADGFEKLQIIPMMIVTPLTFLGGSFYSITMLPPVWQTITLFNPVVYLISGFRWSFYGTADVHIAVSVGMTLLFLLACLGIIAWMFRTGYRLKP, encoded by the coding sequence ATGAACACCTACGCAATCCGTTCCATATACCGTTTTGAAATGGCGCGCATGTGGCGCACGCTGATGCAGAGCATTGCCTCGCCGGTGATATCCACCTCGCTTTACTTTGTTGTCTTCGGGGCGGCCATCGGGTCGCGCATGATGGAGATCGACGGAGTCAGTTATGGTGCTTTCATCATTCCTGGCCTGATCATGCTGATGCTGCTTAACGAAAGTATTTCCAATGCCTCGTTCGGCATCTATATGCCGCGCTTCACCGGAACCATTTATGAACTGCTGTCGGCGCCGGTGTCGCCGCTGGAGATCGTGATCGGCTATGTCGGCGCGGCAGCGACCAAGTCGGTGATCCTCGGGTTGCTGATCCTGGCGACCGCGCGACTGTTCGTGGATTATCAGGTCATGCACCCGGTCTGGATGATTGGCTTTCTGGTGCTCACGGCGGTGACGTTCAGCCTGTTCGGCTTCATCATCGGTATCTGGGCGGATGGCTTCGAGAAGCTGCAGATCATTCCGATGATGATCGTTACGCCGCTGACCTTCCTCGGAGGCAGCTTCTACTCCATCACCATGTTGCCGCCGGTCTGGCAGACCATCACCCTGTTCAATCCGGTGGTGTACCTGATCAGCGGCTTTCGCTGGAGTTTCTACGGCACCGCAGATGTGCATATCGCCGTGAGTGTGGGCATGACGCTGCTGTTCCTGTTGGCCTGTCTGGGCATCATTGCCTGGATGTTCCGTACCGGGTATCGCCTCAAACCCTGA
- a CDS encoding ABC transporter ATP-binding protein: MLRWFERRLDPFPPAEPDQPPDSLVAFCLHYTRGAWPWLLLTTSLMAAIALIEVWLFSFLGSIVDWLSEQDRSTFLADQGGLLTGMALVAVVLLPLMVILHSTINHQVLMGNFPMRIRWLAHRYLLRQSLAYYQDEFAGRIATKVMQTALAVRECVIKLLDVLNYVVVYFIGTVLIVGLADIRLALPLLAWLVCYLLMLRYFVPRMARVSREQADARSMMTGRIVDSYTNIQTVKLFSHARRESDYARDAMQGFMTSVHRQMRLVTGLNATLYLLNAGLLFATAALALSLWVNALISVGAVAMALALVLRLSGMSQWIMWEVAALFENIGTVQDGMAAISQPQVVTDAPDARPLNVSRGRIEFERVRFHYGKGSGVIEDLSLSIQPGEKVGLVGRSGAGKSTLTHLLLRFHDLEGGRILIDGQDIARVTQESLRANIGMVTQDTSLLHRSVRDNILYGRPAASEAALQRAAGRAEALTFIDGLQDARGRTGLDAHVGERGVKLSGGQRQRIAIARVMLKDAPILILDEATSALDSEVEAAIQENLYRLMAGKTVIAIAHRLSTIAAMDRLVVMDEGQIVEQGTHDELLAQEGIYARLWARQSGGFLDPGDTLEAARSNA, encoded by the coding sequence ATGTTGCGCTGGTTCGAAAGACGTCTTGATCCCTTTCCGCCTGCGGAGCCGGATCAACCACCGGATTCGCTGGTGGCCTTCTGTCTGCATTACACCCGTGGTGCCTGGCCGTGGCTGCTGCTGACCACCTCGCTGATGGCCGCCATTGCGCTGATCGAGGTCTGGTTGTTCAGCTTTCTCGGCAGCATCGTCGACTGGCTGTCGGAGCAGGATCGCAGTACCTTCCTTGCTGACCAGGGTGGCCTGCTCACGGGTATGGCGCTGGTGGCCGTGGTGTTGTTGCCGCTGATGGTGATTCTGCATTCCACCATCAATCACCAGGTATTGATGGGCAATTTTCCCATGCGCATCCGCTGGCTGGCGCATCGCTATTTGCTGCGCCAGTCCCTGGCCTATTACCAGGACGAGTTTGCCGGTCGTATTGCCACCAAGGTCATGCAGACGGCGCTGGCCGTGCGCGAATGCGTGATCAAGCTGCTCGATGTGCTCAACTATGTGGTGGTGTATTTCATCGGCACCGTGCTGATCGTCGGGCTGGCCGATATTCGTCTGGCCTTGCCGTTGCTCGCGTGGCTGGTCTGTTATCTGTTGATGTTGCGCTACTTTGTGCCACGCATGGCGCGGGTGTCTCGCGAACAGGCCGATGCGCGCTCGATGATGACCGGCCGCATTGTGGACAGCTATACCAATATCCAGACGGTAAAGCTGTTTTCCCATGCCCGCCGCGAGTCCGATTATGCCCGCGATGCCATGCAGGGCTTCATGACCTCGGTGCACCGGCAGATGCGTCTGGTCACCGGCCTGAACGCCACCCTCTACCTGCTCAATGCAGGCTTGCTGTTTGCCACGGCGGCACTGGCGCTCTCGCTCTGGGTGAATGCGCTGATCTCGGTGGGGGCTGTCGCCATGGCGCTGGCACTGGTGCTGCGCCTGTCGGGCATGTCGCAATGGATCATGTGGGAAGTGGCCGCACTGTTCGAGAATATCGGTACCGTGCAGGACGGCATGGCGGCGATCTCGCAGCCACAGGTGGTCACCGATGCGCCGGACGCGCGCCCCCTGAACGTCTCTCGGGGGCGTATCGAGTTCGAGCGGGTGCGGTTTCATTACGGCAAGGGCAGTGGTGTCATCGAGGACCTGTCGCTGTCGATCCAGCCGGGTGAAAAAGTCGGCCTGGTCGGCCGCTCCGGTGCGGGCAAATCCACCCTGACGCATCTGCTGCTGCGTTTCCACGATCTGGAAGGTGGCCGCATTCTCATAGACGGTCAGGATATCGCCCGGGTCACCCAGGAATCGCTGCGTGCGAATATCGGCATGGTGACCCAGGACACCTCACTGCTGCATCGCAGCGTGCGCGACAACATTCTCTATGGGCGGCCCGCTGCCAGCGAAGCGGCACTGCAGCGTGCGGCGGGTCGGGCGGAGGCGCTGACCTTCATCGACGGCTTGCAGGACGCCCGCGGTCGCACCGGCCTTGATGCCCACGTCGGTGAGCGCGGGGTCAAACTCTCCGGCGGTCAGCGCCAGCGCATTGCCATTGCCCGGGTCATGCTCAAGGACGCGCCCATCCTGATTCTGGATGAGGCCACCTCGGCGCTGGATTCCGAGGTCGAAGCCGCCATTCAGGAAAACCTGTACCGGCTGATGGCGGGCAAGACGGTGATCGCCATCGCCCACCGCCTGTCCACCATCGCAGCCATGGATCGTCTGGTGGTCATGGATGAGGGGCAGATCGTCGAACAGGGCACCCATGACGAGCTGCTGGCACAGGAGGGCATCTATGCGCGCCTGTGGGCACGCCAGTCGGGTGGTTTTCTGGATCCGGGTGATACACTGGAGGCTGCCCGTTCCAATGCCTGA
- a CDS encoding protein tyrosine phosphatase family protein, translated as MQPVHQIMLLGRSVGQWLRHRLLRPLRRDSVEGIYNYLPLGPDLLTSGQPTEAQLARLRDSGVRRVINLAPVTADNALADEAGTVATLGMEYTHIPVDFKAPTEADFQRFCEAMAAREGEKTLVHCAANMRVSAFIYRYRCEVLGEVPARAQRDLHRIWHPQGVWRDFVRRS; from the coding sequence ATGCAGCCGGTTCACCAGATTATGTTACTGGGTCGCAGTGTCGGCCAATGGTTGCGCCATCGACTGTTGCGCCCGCTGCGGCGCGACAGCGTGGAAGGTATCTACAATTATCTGCCGCTCGGGCCGGACCTGCTGACCAGCGGGCAACCCACGGAAGCGCAACTGGCGCGTCTGCGCGACAGCGGCGTACGCCGTGTCATCAATCTGGCGCCGGTGACGGCAGATAACGCGCTGGCGGATGAGGCGGGCACGGTGGCGACGCTGGGCATGGAGTACACGCATATTCCGGTGGACTTCAAGGCGCCCACCGAAGCGGACTTTCAGCGCTTCTGCGAGGCCATGGCCGCGCGTGAGGGCGAAAAAACGCTGGTGCATTGCGCCGCCAATATGCGTGTTTCCGCCTTCATCTACCGCTATCGCTGTGAGGTGCTGGGGGAGGTGCCGGCACGGGCGCAACGAGATCTGCACCGCATCTGGCACCCCCAGGGGGTGTGGCGCGATTTCGTGCGCCGGTCCTGA
- the crp gene encoding cAMP-activated global transcriptional regulator CRP, translating to MTDSSNKIIPNLDNFLAHCHRRKYPAKSTIIYAGDESDALYYILKGSVTVMIEDDDGREMIMAYLNEGDFFGEMGLFEQEPSRSAWVKAKTECEVAEISYAKFRQLAREDADILFTVSAQIAGRLRATTRKVGDLAFLDVTGRVAGTLLDLCKQPDAMTHPDGMQIKVTRQEIGRIVGCSREMVGRVLKNLEDQGLVSVKGKTMVVYGTR from the coding sequence ATGACGGATTCCAGCAACAAGATTATTCCCAACCTGGACAATTTCCTGGCCCATTGTCACCGCCGCAAGTACCCGGCCAAGAGCACCATCATCTACGCTGGCGACGAGTCCGATGCCCTTTATTACATTCTGAAGGGTTCGGTCACGGTGATGATCGAGGACGACGACGGCCGCGAAATGATCATGGCCTACCTCAATGAGGGGGATTTCTTCGGCGAAATGGGCCTGTTCGAACAGGAGCCCAGCCGCTCCGCCTGGGTCAAGGCGAAAACCGAGTGCGAAGTGGCCGAGATCAGCTATGCCAAGTTCAGGCAGCTGGCGCGCGAGGACGCAGACATCCTGTTTACCGTGTCCGCCCAGATCGCCGGGCGTTTGCGCGCCACCACCCGCAAGGTGGGCGATCTGGCGTTCCTGGACGTTACCGGACGTGTGGCGGGCACCCTGCTCGATCTGTGCAAACAGCCGGACGCCATGACCCACCCGGACGGCATGCAGATCAAGGTCACCCGCCAGGAAATCGGCCGCATCGTCGGCTGCTCCCGCGAGATGGTCGGCCGGGTACTGAAAAACCTTGAAGATCAAGGACTTGTGTCAGTAAAGGGCAAGACCATGGTGGTCTACGGCACCCGCTAG
- a CDS encoding OsmC family protein has product MKAVIRWQGAACFEGESGTGHRVLMDGPEDHGGENRGPRPMETLLLGLGGCSSFDVVHILRKARQDVTDCRCEMEAERAEDEVPAVFTRIHLHFVVSGNNLKENQVRRAVELSAEKYCSASIMLARGGVDISHSYEIDMQV; this is encoded by the coding sequence ATGAAGGCAGTGATACGCTGGCAGGGCGCGGCCTGCTTCGAGGGTGAATCCGGCACCGGACATCGCGTGCTGATGGACGGCCCTGAGGACCATGGCGGTGAAAACCGCGGTCCGCGGCCCATGGAAACCCTGTTGCTGGGTCTGGGCGGCTGCTCGTCGTTCGATGTGGTGCATATCCTGCGCAAGGCTCGCCAGGACGTCACCGACTGCCGTTGCGAGATGGAGGCAGAAAGGGCAGAAGACGAAGTCCCTGCTGTTTTCACCCGCATCCACCTGCATTTCGTGGTCAGCGGCAATAACCTGAAGGAGAATCAGGTGCGTCGGGCGGTCGAACTGTCGGCGGAGAAATACTGCTCCGCGTCCATCATGCTGGCGCGCGGCGGGGTGGACATCAGCCACAGTTACGAGATTGACATGCAGGTGTAA
- the speD gene encoding adenosylmethionine decarboxylase, which yields MKDPNPKIRLHGFNNLTKSLSFNIFDISYAKTEQHRKEYIEYIDELYNAERLTEILTNVTKIVGANVLNVAREDYEPQGASVTMLIAEHESPPTDPDFDEEAPGPLPDTIVAHLDKSHVTVHTYPESHPDNGISTFRVDVDVSTCGVISPLRALNYLIHSFDSDIVTIDYRVRGMTRDVDGTKHYIDHDINSIQNFLTEDTQNAYQMIDVNVYQENIFHTKMLLKDFDIENYLFGAGSDEFNADELEDIKARLRKEMLEIFYSRNME from the coding sequence GTGAAAGATCCCAACCCGAAAATCCGGCTGCACGGCTTCAATAATCTGACCAAGTCGCTGAGCTTCAATATCTTCGATATCAGCTATGCGAAGACCGAGCAGCACCGCAAGGAGTACATCGAGTATATCGATGAGCTCTACAACGCCGAGCGTCTGACCGAAATCCTCACCAACGTCACCAAGATCGTTGGTGCCAACGTCCTGAATGTTGCTCGCGAAGACTATGAGCCGCAGGGCGCCAGTGTGACCATGCTGATCGCCGAGCATGAAAGCCCACCGACGGATCCCGACTTCGATGAAGAGGCACCGGGTCCGTTGCCGGATACCATCGTGGCGCACCTGGACAAGAGTCATGTGACGGTGCATACCTATCCGGAGTCGCATCCGGATAATGGTATTTCCACTTTCCGTGTGGATGTGGACGTCTCGACCTGTGGTGTGATTTCACCGCTGCGGGCGCTGAACTATCTGATTCACAGCTTCGACTCGGATATCGTCACGATCGATTACCGGGTGCGGGGCATGACCCGTGATGTGGATGGCACCAAGCACTATATCGATCACGATATCAATTCGATCCAGAACTTCCTGACGGAAGATACGCAGAATGCGTACCAGATGATTGATGTGAACGTGTATCAGGAGAATATCTTCCATACGAAGATGCTGCTGAAGGACTTTGATATCGAGAACTATCTGTTTGGTGCAGGCTCGGATGAGTTCAATGCTGATGAGCTGGAAGATATCAAGGCGCGGTTGCGCAAGGAAATGCTGGAGATTTTCTACAGCCGCAATATGGAATAA